Below is a genomic region from Enterobacteriaceae bacterium ESL0689.
TGAGCTGAATGCTATCGGAGATGAAGTCGAACACATTTTTTCGCCGGACGGTTTTTATATCCATCGCAACAATAACAATATCGCCTGGTTACCCTGCCCGGTAGAAAAAGGGCTGGCCGTTTCGTGGCTGCTGGAGAAGCTCCGCCATGAGCGCGGCATTTTCCCTGTGATAGGACTAGGAGACAGCCTGAGTGATCACCGTTTCATGAAACTGTGCAGCTGGTTTGGTCTGCCTCGCCAGAGCCAATTTGCCGAGGCCATTTCACAGCACATCTTTGGGGGGAAATAAGATGTCTCACATCACCCCGTTTTCCGGTTCGTATAAATCTGAAGATGTTCAGTTTCTGCTGAAGCCCATTGTCATGGAAATGACCCCGGTAGATATCAAGGAGACACTGATTCAGTCAGGGAAAATGCATTATTCCGACATGCTGAGTCAGGAGCCAGAACCCACGCGGTGGCATCTGGATCTCTTTGCGCGTGCACTGGATTCTGGCGCGGCACGACTGGCCAGGGAGGTCTCTCAGCTTGCTCGTGAGCTGATCCGTCGCACAAGAGAAGAGCCTGTTGTCCTGGTCAGTTTGGTCAGGGCGGGGGTTCCACTGGGGGTTATGCTACATCAGGCCCTGCGTGCGATGGGAAAACAGTCTTACCATTACGGGATCAGCATCATCCGCGACCGGGGAATTGATATAACCGCGCTTGATTATATCGAATCACGTCATAGTACGACCGGCATTGTGTTTGTTGATGGCTGGACGGGTAAAGGCGCCATTAGCGGCGAATTGTCCCGAACACTCAAGGGACGGGCGGGATATCCTGAACACCCCCGTTTGGTTGTGCTGGCGGATCCCTGTGGATGCGCCTGGCTTGCCGCCAGTGATGATGACTGGCTGATCCCGTTCGGTATCATGGGTGCGCCTGTATCGGGATTAATTTCACGCTCAGTCTGGGCAGAGGACGGATTGCACGGTTGCGTGGTCTGCGATCACCTTCGGTCTTATGAATGCAGCCAGATGCTGGTTGATACGGTCGCACAATTCCGCAAGCCACTGGATGAGAGCTCGCTTCCTCCCCCAGACTGGCACCCTGGGGATAATATGGCTCGCTGGCAGCTGAGTCGAAAAATTATCCACAGCCTTGCTGTTCGTTATGACGTGGACAGCATTAACCGTATTAAGCCGGGCATCGCTGAAGCGACGCGAGCGGTGCTGCGTCGTGTACCTGATCATGTTTTGGTTCGCCAGATCAATGACCCGGATGTCTCTCTTCTGGTTGGACTGGCAAAAGAGAAAGGTATCCCGGTGACAGAAGCCGGAGATACACTCGGTCAGTATCGTGCGGTTACCATTATCAAAAAGGTACGCTGATGAAAAAAAAATTGACCCCATGGGATCTCGGAGCCACGCTTTATATGCCTGCGACACGCAAGGACATCGCAGAGGTCGTTCTGGAGGGAAAAATAGCAGGACTACGCTCTCTGGTGGTCTGCCTGGAAGATGCCGTCAGCGATCATGATATCCCTCATGCAATTCAGAATCTTTCACTATTTTTGCAGCGGTTGCGTAACGCAAGAACCATTAATGCTGATGAGAAGTGGCCGCTGGTATTTATCCGCCCACGCCATCCTGATATGGGAAAATGGTTAACGGCAAATATGGACTTGAGTGCCGTTGATGGTTTTGTACTGCCCAAATTCAATCGTTCCACACTCCCCATTTGGTGGGACATCATGGCCAGAACCTCATTGATGATGATGCCAACCCTTGAAACCGAAGAGGTCTATGACGTTATCAAAATGCAGATGCTCGCAACTGAGCTTTCGAGTCATGACTGCCGTGACCGCATAATCGCTTTGCGGATCGGCGGAAACGATCTGATGAACGTGGTGTCTCTGCGGCGACCACGGAATCTGACCCTTTATGACACGCCTATAGGCTATGTCATAAAAATGCTTGTATCGGTATTCGCACCACGTGATTTTGCACTGACCGCACCCGTATGCGAACACATCGACGATCATGGGGTACTGGAGCGAGAGCTCTCGATGGATATAGCTCATGGACTGGTAGGTAAAACCGCCATTCATCCGGATCAGATTCGTGTAATAGAAGAGGCGTTTAAGGTGTCCCCTGGTGAGCATGCCGATGCATTACGTATTCTCAACGCCACTCAGGCAGTCTTTAAATCCCGGGGGGCGATGTGTGAACTGGCTACCCATCACAGATGGGCGCTGGGGCTTCTGGATCGGAGTCAGGTTTACGGACTGACTACCGGGCAAACCCCGGAAGGAATAAGGCTTATGCCAGTATCTAAGCAGCACTAAGGAAGCATTTATGGGATTCAGATTTCGACAATCGATCAGCATTATCCCGGAGGTCAGGGTAAATCTGAATATAGGTTCCCGTGGAGCCTCACCAGGAAAGTTACGCAAAATACGTGCATGGTTGTCTGTTGAGATTAGCCACGAACGAGCACATGATTTCCTGGCGTGTTCGCCGCTCTGGCATCGAAAGTATTAATTTTGGGAATCGGCATAGCGTTGATCCCATTGAAGCATTGGGTTATAGAGGACTTATCCGGAAAATGAGCTCAACTTACCATTTTCAGCCAATAGAGCCACTGACCCAAATGGCAGGTACTGACTGAATATGCAATTAAACACCCGACAGGAAAGAGTATATACCCTGGCTAACCTACTGGGCTCAGGAAAACCTGTATCAGCAGCATTTATTACCGCGACGCTGGCTTGTTCTGAACCGACTCTCAGCCGGGCGCTTAAAGAGCTGAGAGAAAGCTACTTTGCTGAAATCAAATACAATAAAGCGAGTCACTCTTATCAGCTGGTAAACTCCGGATTACTGGATAAGAAAATACTCAAGAGAATGAGTGAGGCACTAAGCCTTAATACTGATTTAAAAACGCATGATCATAGTTCACGGGTTGTACTGGATAAGGATATAAAAACTTCCGTTTCCCTGTCTATTCGACGCCGTATTCTTCGCAAAATTGATAAGCTAGCTACGCTAAGTGGAGCGTCAAGAAGCGAGACAGTAGAAAAATTAGTCGAAATGAAAATTGACGAGGCTATCATCGCGTTTCATAAATGATTTTAATTAAATGTCGTAGATCATACCCTGTGATATTGATACGACAGGTGTCAGGTCGGATTGTTGGCGTTGAAGTAGATTATCTCGAAAAAAGAATCAATAAATGAGTAGCACAAGCTCATCAGACGGATGGGTTGCGGCAGAAATAGCTGTATTAGCTTAGACCTGATTTGGCGGTCACCGGTTATTTATACAGGTATCTGTCAGATTATATCTGGCTTAAGAGTCTGCGCCAGCAATGCCGGGGGATAGAATATTTTTATCGTGTACGGTTAAATAAGCTGTTACTGTTATCTATATAGTCAGACAGCAACAGCTGGCAAAGGATCAGTGGAGCTCGTCTTCTGTCAGACCGGTCATTTTAATAACCGTATTGCGGTCAATGCCGTTCTTCAGCATAGTGCGGGCCACTTCGAGCTTACCTTCATGGCGGCCTTCATTATGACCCTCCCGTCTGCCGAGCTGGATACCTTTCTGAATACCCTTCTGTTCAAGCTGTTGTGCGATGGTCATAAGAGTGTCTCCGTGTTGCGGCACACGCTGTGCCAGTTCGCGTACCAGGGCTTCGGCGTCGGCTGTTTCGCCCGCGTCGGGTAAGGATACGACATTACTGTCGTATCCTCCCCTAAGAACGGAGCGTGCGAGTTTCCCCGCACTCCGCTCAAATCTCTAGAAGCTCATCTTGTTTGATTGAGCCAGCATTCTGACTGTGTATTTGTCGATGGCAGTTAGGATGAAGTAGAATCAGATTACTTAGATGATCTTTTCCACCTTCACATTTTGGGATCAAGTGATGTATGTGCCAGCCTGACTCCTGTGAGATTTTCTGGTTACATGCAGGGCAGAATGTTCCTTGCCGTTTCCATAATTCTACAACTTTTTTCCTTCCATGCTGACTCTGTAACCAAAGATAATCCATGCGTTTTTCAAAGTAAGGCTCCCAAGCTGGATCGTATGGGTTTGCCTGACCTTTTATCTTTACATGACGCTTTATTGGTGTGGAAGATGCCAGCTTGAGCGTATGTACCTTCCCTTCAACATCCCTGTCACTGAATATCCAGTCTTTCATATCCTTTCTTATGAAGTACCGTTTTTTTATCCAGAGACAGTTCTTTTTAGGGTGTCTTCTTCTACACCAACGCCATAGCCTTTGCCAGATTTCATGATCAACACGACAAAAATAACTTTTGAGTTCACATGTCGGTGATAGTTTACCCAACCTATAATAATGGGATTGAGTAATCTGATCAGGTTGACTTGTGTAACCGTTTTGTTATTTTTAACAACTCCGCGTATCTTATTAAGGAAAATTTTCAGGTTCTTCTTTGATGGTTTTATGATTAACTTACCATCGTACCTTCTGATATTTTGTCCTAAAAAATCGAACCCTTCCGCTACATTTGTTATCCTGGTTTTCTCTTGTGACAGAGTAAGTCCTCTCTTTGCCATAAATGCTTCAATGATTGGTTTTACCTCATTTTCAAGCAATTCCGGTGAGATACCAGTACAGATGAAATCATCTGCATAACGTACGTAGTTTACCTTGTGACTGTTGGCCTTTTTTGTTCCTTTCCGACCAAAGTGATCGATAAGTTCCTTTTCCAGACCATCAAGGCACATATTTGCCAGAACAGGAGAGATAATACCGCCCTGTGGCGTTCCGGCCTTTGTTTGGAAAAAAGCTCCATTTTCCATGAATCCAGCTTTCAGCCATTTCCTCAGCACTTCCTTATCCATAGGGATATTAGAAAGTAACCAGTCGTGGCTGATGTTGTCAAAGCAACCTTTTATGTCCCCTTCCAGTACCCAATCTGCTGCGATCTTCCTCGCAAGGAGGATATGCAACTGAACAATTGCATCAGCCGTACATCTGGCTTTTCGAAACCCATAGCTGTTATCGTCTGCTGTTGATTCTGATACTGGTTCAAGTGCCATCAGGTGTAAAGCCTGCATAGATCGGTCAAGCATCGTCGGTATCCCTAAAGGTCGGCGTTTGCCGTTTGCTTTTGGGATATAGATCCTTCTGAGAGGACGTGGTTTGTAGCCTGTCTTTTCAGAAGTACGACGGCTTTCCATTTTAAAGTCGGGGTTGTCCATACTTCGCCATCAACACCGGGGTTGTTTTCCCCTTGTTTTCAGTAACTCGTTTTATAGCAATTATTTTTGCTGAAAAGGAGCGAACAAGCATACGCTGTAAAGATTTAACCTTGCGCCACTGCTTATTCCTGGCTGCTTTCGCGATACGTAACTGTAGTTTTCTCACCAATCGGTAATGAATTTCCCAATCAATCGAGTGCCATCCTTCAAGGCGCGGAGCCGCAGATACATGGGGAAATGTATTCATCTTGCCTGCTCCCTTTTGAAAACTTTACAGCTATTTTCACGATTAGAGACTCGACGGAAGTCTGCATATTTTCATATTAGGGCAAAGTTCGAACCCTTATTCGCTCCATTACAGAGTGACATTCGCTTTTTCCGCCATCCTTTACCCGCATAACTAAAGGCTTTCCTTACGGTCAGCTTGCCCATTAGGCAGTGATACGGGCTTACCGAGTTCCACTTAACATACAAGTTCTGGGTTAGGTTCTGTCTGTCCGCCGGTGATTCTGATGCCCATGTGTTCTTTGTACAAAGAAGAACAGCCTGATCACTTACCTTTTGGTTCAAGCCTGTCATCATCTTTGGCTTGTTCTATCTAACGACGTTTATCAACAGTTCACTTGTGTTAACCTTGCCAGACAGCCAACTTTCTATCTGTGTGATGCTCACAAATAACAAACATACCTCACGGTTGTCCGCCATATTTACTGGAAAGCGATGTCTCTGAGGCTTATCCACCTTCCGTTACCAGAAAGAAGATCTCAGATAGGCTACTACTGATGGGACAGTAGGTTTTATAGAATTTACTCTTAAAACAATATGTTAAGCGACTTCTCGTCGCACCTGTACGATATAGTGTACCAGTGATACGACCAGTGATGAAGAAAGATATCCGGTCAGTAAAACAGGCACCAGCCGATCGACCAGTTCGGCCATATCCCGCTGATGAATATGCTTTTGTAGCAGTGTCAGAGCCGCCATACTGCGGTGGCCTGCGATCTCATCATCGGGAATAACAGTAACATCGACCAGCGGAAAAGCCCGGCTGTAGAGCTGGCCAGCGAGAGCCGGATCATCAAATTCGTCCAGCCAGCGGGTGGAATACGGATACCGGTATAGAACAGTAGCGGTATCACCAGCGGCAATTTCTTGTGCCCGGCCTCAAGGTGGCGCTGCATGGCCGCCACGGCATAGCGGATGAGACGAAAGGCCATGTGTTTGTCTGGCGTCGACTGGTGCTCCACAAGGACGTGAATGTACCCATCGCCAGCGGTGGTTTTCAGGCTGTAGAGAATGTCGCTGAAATACTGACGGAGATCATCCTCGACAAACGAGCCGGGCTCCAGTTTCAGGGTGCTGAGATCGCAAACGGCGCGTAGTTCTGCCGACAGATGGATCTCCATAAAATCACGGGCAACATCCGGTTGCGTCAGAAACTGCCGGAATGTGGCATCGTGGGGAGTAGGGGAGCGGTTTTTCATCATCATCCCTGGGTTGAAAAATGACAGGGAGATACTATCACAGTCTGAATTATTGGGTGAAAAACGGATTGTTCAGAGCCTGTCCCGTCAGGCTAATTTTATAGTCAGACAGCAACAGCTGGCAAAGGATCAGTGGCGAATCTGCGTTAGCTCGTCTTCTGTCAGACCAGTCATTTTAATAACCGTATTGCGGTCGATACCGTTCTTCAGCATGGTGCGGGCCACTTCGAGCTTTCCTTCCAGCCTACCTTCATGGCGACCTTCCAGTCTGCCTTCATGGCGGCCCTCAAGCCTGCCTTCATTGAGACCCTCCAGTCTGCCAAGCTGGATACCTTCCTGGATACCTTTCTGCATACCCTTCTGTTCAAGCTGTTGTGCGATGGTCATAAGAGTGTCTCCGTGTTGCGGCACACGCTGTGCCAGTTCGCGTACCAGGGCTTCGGCGTCAGCGGTTTCGCCTGCGTCGGGTAAGGATACGACATTACTGTCGTATCCTCCCCTAAGAACGGAGCGTGCGAGTTTCCCCGCACTCCGCTCAAATCTCTAGAAGCTCATCTTGTTTGATTGAGCCAGCATTCTGACTGTGTATTTGTCGATGGCAGTTAGGATGAAGTAGAATCAGATTACTTAGATGATCTTTTCCACCTTCACATTTTGGGATCAAGTGATGTATGTGCCAGCCTGACTCCTGTGAGATTTTCTGGTTACATGCAGGGCAGAATGTTCCTTGCCGTTTCCATAATTCTACAACTTTTTTCCTTCCATGCTGACTCTGTAACCAAAGATAATCCATGCGTTTTTCAAAGTAAGGCTCCCAAGCTGGATCGTATGGGTTTGCCTGACCTTTTATCTTTACATGACGCTTTATTGGTGTGGAAGATGCCAGCTTGAGCGTATGTACCTTCCCTTCAACATCCCTGTCACTGAATATCCAGTCTTTCATATCCTTTCTTATGAAGTACCGTTTTTTTATCCAGAGACAGTTCTTTTTAGGGTGTCTTCTTCTACACCAACGCCATAGCCTTTGCCAGATTTCATGATCAACACGACAAAAATAACTTTTGAGTTCACATGTCGGTGATAGTTTACCCAACCTATAATAATGGGATTGAGTAATCTGATCAGGTTGACTTGTGTAACCGTTTTGTTATTTTTAACAACTCCGCGTATCTTATTAAGGAAAATTTTCAGGTTCTTCTTTGATGGTTTTATGATTAACTTACCATCGTACCTTCTGATATTTTGTCCTAAAAAATCGAACCCTTCCGCTACATTTGTTATCCTGGTTTTCTCTTGTGACAGAGTAAGTCCTCTCTTTGCCATAAATGCTTCAATGATTGGTTTTACCTCATTTTCAAGCAATTCCGGTGAGATACCAGTACAGATGAAATCATCTGCATAACGTACGTAGTTTACCTTGTGACTGTTGGCCTTTTTTGTTCCTTTCCGACCAAAGTGATCGATAAGTTCCTTTTCCAGACCATCAAGGCACATATTTGCCAGAACAGGAGAGATAATACCGCCCTGTGGCGTTCCGGCCTTTGTTTGAAAAAAGCTCCATTTTCCATGAATCCAGCTTTCAGCCATTTCCTCAGCACTTCCTTATCCATAGGGATATTAGAAAGTAACCAGTCGTGGCTGATGTTGTCAAAGCAACCTTTTATGTCCCCTTCCAGTACCCAATCTGCTGCGATCTTCCTCGCAAGGAGGATATGCAACTGAACAATTGCATCAGCCGTACATCTGGCTTTTCGAAACCCATAGCTGTTATCGTCTGCTGTTGATTCTGATACTGGTTCAAGTGCCATCAGGTGTAAAGCCTGCATAGATCGGTCAAGCATCGTCGGTATCCCTAAAGGTCGGCGTTTGCCGTTTGCTTTTGGGATATAGATCCTTCTGAGAGGACGTGGTTTGTAGCCTGTCTTTTTCAGAAGTACGACGGCTTTCCATTTTAAAGTCGGGGTTGTCCATACTTCGCCATCAACACCGGGGTTGTTTTCCCCTTGTTTTCAGTAACTCGTTTTATAGCAATTATTTTTGCTGAAAAGGAGCGAACAAGCATACGCTGTAAAGATTTAACCTTGCGCCACTGCTTATTCCTGGCTGCTTTCGCGATACGTAACTGTAGTTTTCTCACCAATCGGTAATGAATTTCCCAATCAATCGAGTGCCATCCTTCAAGGCGCGGAGCCGCAGATACATGGGGAAATGTATTCATCTTGCCTGCTCCCTTTTGAAAACTTTACAGCTATTTTCACGATTAGAGACTCGACGGAAGTCTGCATATTTTCATATTAGGGCAAAGTTCGAACCCTTATTCGCTCCATTACAGAGTGACATTCGCTTTTTCCGCCATCCTTTACCCGCATAACTAAAGGCTTTCCTTACGGTCAGCTTGCCCATTAGGCAGTGATACGGGCTTACCGAGTTCCACTTAACATACAAGTTCTGGGTTAGGTTCTGTCTGTCCGCCGGTGATTCTGATGCCCATGTGTTCTTTGTACAAAGAAGAACAGCCTGATCACTTACCTTTTGGTTCAAGCCTGTCATCATCTTTGGCTTGTTCTATCTAACGACGTTTATCAACAGTTCACTTGTGTTAACCTTGCCAGACAGCCAACTTTCTATCTGTGTGATGCTCACAAATAACAAACATACCTCACGGTTGTCCGCCATATTTACTGGAAAGCGATGTCTCTGAGGCTTATCCACCTTCCGTTACCAGAAAGAAGATCTCAGATAGGCTACTACTGATGGGACAGTAGGTTTTATAGAATTTACTCTTAAAACAATATGTTAAGCGACTTCTCGTCGCACCTGTACGATATAGTGTACCAGTGATACGACCAGCGATGAAGAAAGATATCCGGCCAGTAAAATGGGCACCAGCTGATCGACCAGTTCGGCCATATCCCGCTGATGAATATGCTTCTGTAGCAGTGTCAGGGCGGCCATACTGCGGTGGCCTGCGATCTCATCATCGGGAATAACGGTAACATCAACCAGCGGAAAAGCCCGGCTGTAGAGCTGGCCAGCAATTGCCGGATCATCAAATTCGTCCAGCCAGCGGGTGGAATACGGATAGGGGGTGCGCTTACTGGTATAGAACAGTAGCGGTATCACCAGCGGCAATTTCTTGTGCCCGGCCTCAAGGTGGCGCTGCATGGCCGCCACGGCATAGCGGATGAGACGAAAGGCCATGTGTTTGTCTGGCGTCGACTGGTGCTCCACAAGGACGTGAATGTACCCATCGCCAGCGGTGGTTTTCAGGCTGTAGAGAATGTCGCTGAAATACTGACGGAGATCATCCTCGACAAACGAGCCGGGCTCCAGTTTCAGG
It encodes:
- a CDS encoding cysteine protease StiP family protein; protein product: MSHITPFSGSYKSEDVQFLLKPIVMEMTPVDIKETLIQSGKMHYSDMLSQEPEPTRWHLDLFARALDSGAARLAREVSQLARELIRRTREEPVVLVSLVRAGVPLGVMLHQALRAMGKQSYHYGISIIRDRGIDITALDYIESRHSTTGIVFVDGWTGKGAISGELSRTLKGRAGYPEHPRLVVLADPCGCAWLAASDDDWLIPFGIMGAPVSGLISRSVWAEDGLHGCVVCDHLRSYECSQMLVDTVAQFRKPLDESSLPPPDWHPGDNMARWQLSRKIIHSLAVRYDVDSINRIKPGIAEATRAVLRRVPDHVLVRQINDPDVSLLVGLAKEKGIPVTEAGDTLGQYRAVTIIKKVR
- a CDS encoding HpcH/HpaI aldolase/citrate lyase family protein; protein product: MKKKLTPWDLGATLYMPATRKDIAEVVLEGKIAGLRSLVVCLEDAVSDHDIPHAIQNLSLFLQRLRNARTINADEKWPLVFIRPRHPDMGKWLTANMDLSAVDGFVLPKFNRSTLPIWWDIMARTSLMMMPTLETEEVYDVIKMQMLATELSSHDCRDRIIALRIGGNDLMNVVSLRRPRNLTLYDTPIGYVIKMLVSVFAPRDFALTAPVCEHIDDHGVLERELSMDIAHGLVGKTAIHPDQIRVIEEAFKVSPGEHADALRILNATQAVFKSRGAMCELATHHRWALGLLDRSQVYGLTTGQTPEGIRLMPVSKQH
- a CDS encoding tellurium resistance protein TerW; the encoded protein is MQLNTRQERVYTLANLLGSGKPVSAAFITATLACSEPTLSRALKELRESYFAEIKYNKASHSYQLVNSGLLDKKILKRMSEALSLNTDLKTHDHSSRVVLDKDIKTSVSLSIRRRILRKIDKLATLSGASRSETVEKLVEMKIDEAIIAFHK